A stretch of DNA from Deltaproteobacteria bacterium:
TGCCATTGCAACGTCCCTCCCGTGTAAAACCGTGCGGCCATTCCGCATCCATCCACGCGATAGCGGGAAAGCGCAGCGTCGCCCGGTAATAATGAATTAGATGTACGGGACTCGCCGAAGAATCGCCCGGTGCAAGGTGATACACTTCCTCCCTGGGAGGGATATGCGATGGCGCTGAAGACATGGAAAAAAATATCCGAATCGATCCTGTTCAGAAACCCTTGGTGGACGTACAAGCTGGACTCCATCGAACTTCCTTCGGGGAAGCCCGGCGAATACCACTATCTCCACACGAACGGCGCCTCCATGGTCATTCCGGTGCTTGAGGACGGGACTATCGTGCTTGTGAACCAGTACCGCTACCTGCTGAGAAAAGAGAGCCTCGAGTTTCCTTGCGGGAGCATGAAGGACGGGTCGAACTACGATGAAACGGCGCGCCATGAGCTGCAGGAAGAGACCGGCTATTCGGCGAAGACACTGGCATCCGTCGGAGAATTCAATC
This window harbors:
- a CDS encoding NUDIX hydrolase, which translates into the protein MALKTWKKISESILFRNPWWTYKLDSIELPSGKPGEYHYLHTNGASMVIPVLEDGTIVLVNQYRYLLRKESLEFPCGSMKDGSNYDETARHELQEETGYSAKTLASVGEFNPYNGVTVEMCRVYIARDLEFVGGTPDETEEFEVLRLTPSEIDDGIRSGVIWDGMSIAAWAIAKDRIQEAE